A DNA window from Chlamydia felis Fe/C-56 contains the following coding sequences:
- a CDS encoding MAC/perforin domain-containing protein, whose protein sequence is MPNSQYLYLVQPYTVFNPRLGRCPLPLDSYMEEENRLASFIEKIPSDVFETQKFVENNESPYILSLSSVKNGTLFQIVEPRLSACAATCIVDLAIDLRDKNPEILEEIKQALLRSALDGVQYLITQESPPEGSFEPELSLVGDEIELVRNVSFLGRAVDIVKLDPLNILNSISSENILDYSFSQSTAQLSSDGRFGIPPGTKLLPKPSLDVEIDTSIFEETTSFTKNFSTSVTINVPPPALSQVDSLSLGSPAPLQSGQTEILVTRKQLFPSYEPKLLDIVKKYKREAKILINKITFANIWRNQAKSQILTEGKVRLDLQGFDGAKYNYQLQVGSHTISAVLINREIANIKSPSEQTYAIRKIKSGFQKSLDDCHIYLIELKKGVSLLSGAPEVPLVGGDGDEESDGDLAQGAAFSLSVTYEFVQKSTHQAKNTVTCSTAAHSLYILKEDEGNSQKKLDSGFQSWVETKLKVNDPSSFEAFIQRFGTHYITSATYGGMGFQALKLSFQQVEELQSQKISLETAAANSLIKGSVSNQVESGYSSYDSKSSSHTVFLGGTVLPSMKDEHLDFTEWSESVRLEPVPIQVSLLPIADLLTTDFFPKENQDTLAQKKKSLKQAVRVYLKKHKTSERKERAVFTSGANVNTAWFTLEAAHSPLVVSNPYMAVWSTLPYLFPTLKESSAASPIVFYFCIDNNGSVTQNILHNTYCFLGSVAIQRGFLGQEFTDYPFLSFYGIAGEAYFDSGDYSDRCGWIVEKLNTTKDQFLRDGDEVRLKHSASKEYLATTPLKDNHRTLSRTSDMNDAVFIIRIANFY, encoded by the coding sequence ATGCCCAATTCGCAATATTTGTATCTTGTGCAACCCTATACTGTATTTAATCCCCGCTTAGGGCGCTGCCCTTTACCGTTAGACTCCTATATGGAGGAAGAAAATCGTTTAGCGTCCTTTATTGAGAAAATTCCTTCGGATGTTTTCGAAACTCAAAAATTTGTTGAAAACAATGAGTCGCCATACATTTTGTCTCTTAGTTCAGTAAAGAACGGAACGCTCTTTCAGATTGTAGAACCAAGACTTTCAGCTTGCGCAGCAACTTGTATTGTCGACTTAGCTATTGATCTTCGTGATAAAAATCCTGAAATTTTAGAAGAGATAAAACAAGCGTTACTCAGAAGTGCTCTCGATGGTGTGCAGTACCTAATCACGCAAGAATCCCCTCCAGAAGGATCTTTTGAGCCAGAGCTCTCTCTCGTTGGTGATGAAATTGAATTGGTGCGTAATGTCTCTTTCTTAGGAAGAGCTGTAGATATTGTGAAGTTAGATCCTTTGAATATCTTAAATAGTATTAGCTCTGAGAATATTTTGGACTATTCTTTCAGTCAATCAACAGCACAACTGAGTTCTGATGGAAGATTCGGTATTCCTCCAGGAACTAAATTATTACCAAAACCATCTCTAGATGTAGAAATCGATACATCAATATTTGAGGAGACTACTTCCTTTACGAAGAACTTTTCTACTTCTGTTACCATTAATGTACCTCCCCCCGCTCTGTCTCAAGTGGACAGTTTATCTTTGGGTAGTCCTGCTCCTCTTCAATCAGGGCAAACGGAAATTCTTGTTACTCGCAAACAGCTTTTTCCTAGTTATGAACCGAAGCTCCTTGATATTGTTAAAAAATACAAAAGAGAAGCCAAGATTCTCATTAATAAAATCACTTTTGCAAATATTTGGAGAAATCAAGCTAAAAGCCAAATTCTTACAGAAGGTAAAGTACGCTTGGATCTTCAAGGATTTGATGGCGCTAAGTATAACTATCAATTACAGGTAGGTAGTCATACTATATCTGCTGTACTAATTAATCGAGAGATTGCGAATATCAAATCTCCTTCTGAGCAGACATATGCCATAAGAAAAATTAAATCAGGTTTCCAGAAAAGTTTAGACGATTGTCATATTTATCTAATTGAATTGAAAAAGGGAGTAAGCTTACTTTCTGGAGCTCCAGAGGTTCCTCTCGTGGGCGGTGATGGTGATGAGGAATCAGATGGTGATTTAGCACAAGGTGCAGCTTTTTCATTGAGCGTGACTTATGAATTCGTACAGAAAAGTACGCACCAAGCGAAAAACACAGTTACTTGCTCTACAGCTGCTCATTCTTTATATATTTTGAAAGAAGATGAGGGAAACAGTCAGAAAAAATTAGACTCAGGTTTCCAGTCTTGGGTAGAAACAAAGTTAAAAGTGAATGATCCTTCTTCTTTTGAAGCCTTCATACAACGCTTTGGAACTCATTACATCACCTCCGCCACATACGGTGGAATGGGCTTTCAAGCTTTAAAACTCTCTTTCCAGCAAGTAGAGGAATTACAAAGTCAGAAAATTTCCCTGGAAACCGCTGCAGCTAACTCTTTAATTAAAGGATCTGTATCCAATCAAGTTGAGTCCGGCTATTCTTCGTATGATTCTAAGTCTTCATCGCACACAGTATTTTTAGGAGGCACCGTCCTTCCTTCTATGAAAGATGAACATTTGGATTTCACAGAGTGGTCAGAAAGTGTGCGTTTAGAGCCAGTGCCTATTCAAGTTTCTCTTTTGCCTATTGCCGATTTACTTACCACAGACTTTTTCCCTAAGGAAAATCAAGATACGTTAGCACAGAAGAAAAAGTCTCTTAAACAAGCTGTTCGTGTCTATCTAAAAAAGCATAAAACTAGTGAAAGAAAGGAAAGAGCAGTATTTACTTCAGGGGCTAACGTAAATACAGCTTGGTTTACCTTAGAAGCTGCTCACTCCCCTCTGGTTGTTAGTAATCCCTACATGGCTGTTTGGTCAACATTGCCCTACCTATTCCCTACATTAAAAGAAAGTTCAGCGGCTTCGCCGATAGTTTTTTACTTCTGCATAGATAACAATGGATCGGTTACGCAAAATATTTTACATAATACCTATTGCTTTTTAGGATCTGTAGCTATTCAAAGAGGGTTTTTGGGTCAAGAGTTTACGGATTATCCATTCTTATCATTTTATGGAATTGCTGGGGAAGCTTATTTTGACAGCGGAGATTATTCTGACCGATGTGGCTGGATAGTTGAGAAGCTTAACACAACAAAAGATCAATTTTTGCGAGATGGAGATGAGGTCCGGTTAAAGCACAGCGCAAGCAAAGAATATTTAGCGACAACACCTCTTAAGGATAATCATCGGACTTTATCTAGAACTTCAGATATGAACGATGCTGTTTTCATTATCCGAATAGCTAATTTCTATTAG
- a CDS encoding tryptophan synthase subunit beta, translating into MAHTINIAPSIDKDTIAIVNLSERGDKDLAQTINLARHFHLIQTDKLPRVNTWLSQLLIKAWS; encoded by the coding sequence ATGGCTCATACAATCAACATTGCTCCTTCTATAGATAAGGATACCATTGCCATTGTTAACCTTTCCGAACGAGGGGACAAAGACTTAGCACAAACTATAAATCTCGCAAGACATTTTCACCTTATCCAGACAGACAAACTTCCCCGTGTAAACACTTGGCTCTCACAGTTGCTTATTAAAGCTTGGAGCTAG
- a CDS encoding DUF648 domain-containing protein codes for MPHIIFSDYSKPSFLEKTVSFLDSCFYLEGKQTYVVARDPQDRFLSVTVPGKTLSTCEKVLKIISWVLIPLTIIALALRNLLHAYLSYKGRIVCLDSLVSAEERQLLISCPDVLQNIRRLPLIYRFLPLEDCFISFDSTDSSKLKNMSFWVNYPKLSSKINLSGIQIPLYKRKKVKKSPQGDPSDFPINFPMLCREILKNESDNILSHGGMEKLTRLFLAFLIYKSQKNADGTIQTAIPLGRPDTLWAKLLFFDYSDEDPLTQGLLGSRVLKELERLGILGSAEKHFYSANKVIIYWPPRKV; via the coding sequence ATGCCGCATATCATTTTTTCCGACTATTCTAAGCCATCATTTCTCGAGAAAACCGTTTCTTTTCTAGATTCTTGTTTTTACCTGGAAGGAAAGCAAACCTATGTGGTTGCTAGAGACCCCCAGGACCGATTTTTATCTGTGACCGTTCCAGGAAAAACTTTGTCTACCTGTGAGAAAGTCTTAAAAATCATTAGTTGGGTATTAATCCCATTGACAATTATTGCTTTAGCTCTAAGAAACCTTTTGCACGCATATCTATCTTATAAAGGTCGTATTGTTTGCTTGGATAGCCTAGTCTCTGCAGAGGAAAGACAATTACTTATCTCTTGTCCAGATGTGCTGCAAAATATACGTCGTCTTCCCCTTATCTACCGCTTTTTGCCTTTGGAAGATTGTTTTATATCTTTTGATTCAACAGACTCTTCTAAATTGAAGAATATGAGCTTTTGGGTTAATTACCCCAAGCTATCGAGTAAAATAAATCTTTCTGGGATCCAAATTCCTCTATATAAGCGCAAGAAAGTGAAGAAAAGCCCTCAAGGCGATCCTTCCGATTTTCCCATAAATTTCCCCATGCTTTGCCGAGAAATTCTTAAAAATGAGTCGGACAATATTCTCAGTCACGGGGGTATGGAAAAGTTAACCAGACTATTTTTAGCATTCTTAATTTATAAATCTCAAAAAAATGCAGACGGTACAATACAGACTGCTATTCCTCTAGGCCGCCCCGACACTCTGTGGGCAAAACTCTTGTTTTTTGATTATTCAGACGAAGACCCCCTAACACAGGGATTGCTTGGATCTCGGGTATTAAAAGAATTAGAAAGATTAGGAATTCTAGGAAGCGCTGAAAAACACTTTTACTCAGCGAATAAGGTTATTATTTATTGGCCCCCTCGCAAGGTTTAA
- a CDS encoding DUF648 domain-containing protein: MLNSVTFTPTYSPSRVEKLSAVLDSYFYLQGKKTKVIDKSTELGLRFAVQHQGHSVPTTEKVLKVLSWIFIPIVIVAWILRQALHLYLHIAYPCVYLDTPLPEALQKDVFTTCQKISRTLNSSTILTMPEEKYQELKAEGISIEKPKGEFSTALPVRFYLDSRKSHTFYLLGQRDQFDTHCLDLYHLIQKGKNLISEFELTGKNDKKSIEKLLRTRLGIAAKITNLPNQNQQALYRGLKAEFYFDNYPSYVCSLEDNTISLHDVAGSYQDEFKEVDVARFVRNVLEARHLEKKESHSYISWPKYIGCDMSSGVVILDDEEENKQLITTTPQGNTEANLKFFSSQAFIDCYKNMKKGHMVPYVLGEHAAFKHHQNKYQLIMNESGSRLPMDSCESRQHVMTAFLRQVPSAFLGDVLKEATPQEVASALRSLDREKIARSLNLNRITIPKEHILQKKQHLRLLNDKQIKLQLAIEFIAEIVPSILPRTEGIFIPYREQSCVSSETPLTLWGILAGSTKDSFTNSILLQLVEMHILEGFTEVKCGLHVRLNTRQIDL, translated from the coding sequence ATGTTAAATTCCGTAACATTTACACCAACATATTCTCCTAGTCGAGTAGAGAAACTTTCTGCCGTTCTAGATTCATATTTTTATCTGCAGGGTAAGAAAACTAAGGTTATAGACAAATCCACTGAATTAGGTCTGAGGTTCGCTGTTCAGCATCAAGGACATTCTGTACCTACCACTGAAAAAGTTCTCAAAGTACTTTCCTGGATCTTTATTCCTATTGTTATCGTTGCCTGGATATTACGCCAAGCCTTGCATCTATACTTACATATTGCCTATCCGTGTGTATATCTCGATACACCTCTACCCGAAGCCCTGCAAAAAGACGTTTTTACAACCTGCCAGAAAATATCACGTACCCTTAATTCGAGTACAATTTTAACTATGCCAGAGGAAAAATACCAAGAACTTAAAGCTGAAGGCATCTCTATAGAAAAGCCTAAAGGAGAGTTTTCTACAGCTCTTCCTGTAAGGTTTTATTTGGATTCTCGTAAATCACATACATTTTACTTATTAGGGCAACGAGATCAATTTGATACGCATTGCCTAGATCTTTATCACCTAATTCAAAAGGGAAAAAATCTTATTTCTGAATTCGAATTAACAGGAAAGAACGATAAAAAATCTATAGAAAAACTCTTAAGAACTCGGCTAGGAATCGCGGCAAAAATTACCAACCTTCCTAATCAAAATCAACAAGCATTATACAGAGGATTAAAAGCAGAATTCTACTTCGATAACTATCCTAGTTATGTTTGTTCTCTCGAGGATAACACCATAAGCCTGCATGATGTCGCAGGGTCGTATCAAGATGAGTTCAAAGAAGTCGATGTAGCAAGATTTGTGCGTAATGTTTTAGAGGCACGCCATCTAGAGAAAAAAGAGAGTCACTCTTATATATCCTGGCCTAAGTATATTGGCTGTGACATGAGTTCCGGGGTTGTTATTTTAGATGATGAAGAAGAAAATAAACAGTTAATAACTACAACTCCTCAGGGTAATACCGAGGCAAACCTTAAATTCTTCTCGTCACAAGCGTTTATAGATTGTTATAAGAATATGAAAAAAGGGCATATGGTTCCTTACGTATTAGGGGAGCATGCCGCATTCAAACACCATCAAAACAAATACCAACTGATTATGAATGAGTCGGGGAGCCGCCTACCAATGGACTCATGCGAAAGTCGACAACACGTGATGACTGCCTTCCTCAGACAAGTCCCTAGCGCCTTTCTAGGGGATGTATTGAAAGAAGCAACACCCCAAGAGGTTGCGTCAGCACTACGATCACTAGATCGCGAGAAGATAGCACGCTCTCTGAATTTAAATAGAATTACGATTCCTAAGGAGCACATCTTACAAAAAAAACAACACCTAAGACTTCTGAATGATAAACAAATTAAATTACAATTAGCTATCGAATTCATCGCAGAAATTGTACCCTCGATATTGCCAAGGACAGAAGGAATTTTCATTCCCTACAGAGAACAAAGCTGTGTTAGCTCCGAGACTCCACTAACCTTATGGGGAATCCTTGCCGGTTCGACAAAAGACAGTTTCACAAACTCTATACTCTTACAACTGGTAGAAATGCATATTCTCGAAGGGTTTACGGAAGTAAAGTGCGGATTACATGTACGCCTTAATACCAGACAAATAGACCTATAA
- a CDS encoding DUF648 domain-containing protein, producing MRVSESFCLSSLNKEHCFSDRILSSLYNYFYFGGKRIEIISRSENQDIICSSNQGRPVPLAEKIVKILSYFLLFPIVLTVLLVRLLLHRAIHNHKIVLLDSQDPGAACATHFKNAIKTEIGKASQFAASFLGGSVSNIEDVQGGVMTHLKNFMNIKTSDTQQDFFTPFVGTSSQDGVLQNTRPQPTTHQTPLTSQPQITAQSRINKLRSILPKEWAKNPEKIKAPLFKSHPEQASLSPQAKERLVRKFLKFLSGKNVLNYQGRQLVYFCHLEYFFLVKGEEDMLKRYTKCGALFYKPNNTQEKCLGESLMDQLVDLGIFTEYTNTEYMVSGYFD from the coding sequence ATGAGAGTATCAGAATCTTTTTGCTTAAGTTCTTTGAATAAAGAACATTGCTTTTCCGATAGAATTTTATCTAGTCTATACAATTATTTTTATTTCGGCGGTAAACGCATAGAAATCATTTCTAGAAGTGAAAACCAAGACATTATTTGTTCTTCCAACCAAGGAAGACCCGTACCCCTTGCCGAAAAAATCGTAAAAATACTTTCCTACTTCCTTCTCTTTCCTATTGTACTAACCGTCCTACTCGTACGCCTCCTACTGCACAGGGCTATACATAATCATAAAATTGTTCTTCTTGACAGTCAGGACCCTGGTGCAGCGTGCGCCACCCATTTCAAAAACGCCATAAAAACAGAGATCGGTAAAGCTTCTCAATTTGCAGCTTCCTTCCTAGGAGGTAGTGTATCCAACATCGAAGATGTGCAGGGAGGTGTAATGACACACCTAAAGAACTTCATGAACATAAAAACATCCGATACTCAACAGGATTTTTTTACCCCTTTTGTAGGAACAAGTTCTCAAGACGGGGTTCTTCAAAATACCCGTCCCCAACCCACGACGCATCAGACACCTCTGACAAGTCAGCCCCAAATAACTGCGCAATCTAGGATTAATAAGCTAAGGTCTATATTACCCAAGGAATGGGCAAAAAACCCCGAGAAAATCAAAGCCCCTCTATTTAAATCGCACCCCGAGCAAGCTTCTCTATCTCCGCAAGCGAAAGAACGTCTCGTAAGGAAATTCTTAAAATTCCTCTCTGGAAAAAATGTTCTGAATTATCAGGGTCGTCAGCTCGTCTACTTCTGCCACCTTGAATACTTTTTTCTCGTAAAGGGGGAGGAGGATATGCTTAAGCGCTATACTAAGTGCGGAGCTCTGTTCTATAAGCCTAATAATACACAGGAGAAATGTCTAGGGGAGAGCCTTATGGATCAGCTAGTGGATCTAGGTATCTTTACTGAATATACCAACACTGAGTACATGGTTTCCGGATATTTCGATTAG
- the accC gene encoding acetyl-CoA carboxylase biotin carboxylase subunit produces MKKVLIANRGEIAVRIIRACHDLGLATVAVYSLADQEALHVLLADEAVCIGEPQASKSYLKISNILAACEITGADAVHPGYGFLSENANFASICESCGLTFIGPSSESIATMGDKIAAKQLAKKIKCPVIPGSEGVVKDETEGLKIAEKIGFPIVIKAVAGGGGRGIRIVREKDEFFRAFSAARAEAEAGFNNPDVYIEKFIENPRHLEVQVLGDKHGNYVHLGERDCTVQRRRQKLIEETPSPILTPELRAKVGKVAVDLAKSANYHSVGTVEFLLDKDKKFYFMEMNTRIQVEHTITEEVTGIDLLKEQIYVAMGNKLTRKQKNIVFTGHVIQCRINAEDPSNNFSPSPGRLDYYLPPAGPSIRVDGACYSGYAIPPYYDSMIAKVISKGKNRKEAVAIMKRALKEFHIGGVHSTIPFHQFMLDNPKFINSDYDINYVDHLLSQGNSLF; encoded by the coding sequence ATGAAAAAAGTCTTAATAGCTAACCGAGGGGAAATTGCGGTACGTATTATCCGTGCTTGTCATGATCTTGGATTAGCCACAGTTGCAGTGTATTCCTTAGCTGATCAAGAAGCTTTGCATGTGTTATTAGCTGATGAAGCTGTTTGTATAGGGGAGCCTCAGGCTTCCAAGTCCTACTTAAAAATATCGAATATTCTAGCTGCTTGTGAAATCACAGGAGCCGACGCTGTTCATCCTGGCTACGGTTTCTTAAGCGAGAACGCTAACTTTGCCTCCATTTGTGAAAGTTGCGGATTAACCTTTATAGGCCCGAGCTCAGAATCTATAGCAACAATGGGAGATAAGATAGCGGCAAAACAGCTCGCAAAGAAAATTAAATGTCCTGTGATTCCCGGTTCTGAAGGCGTTGTTAAAGACGAAACAGAGGGATTAAAAATTGCCGAAAAAATAGGCTTTCCCATAGTTATTAAAGCAGTCGCTGGCGGTGGCGGTCGAGGGATCCGTATCGTTAGAGAAAAAGATGAATTTTTCCGAGCTTTTTCAGCAGCAAGAGCTGAAGCAGAGGCAGGATTTAATAATCCCGATGTCTATATTGAAAAATTCATCGAAAATCCCCGACACCTAGAAGTGCAAGTTCTCGGAGATAAACACGGAAATTATGTGCATCTTGGAGAAAGAGACTGCACAGTACAAAGACGTCGACAAAAACTCATCGAAGAGACTCCTAGTCCTATACTAACTCCCGAACTGCGAGCCAAGGTAGGGAAGGTAGCTGTGGACCTAGCAAAAAGTGCCAACTATCACTCTGTGGGTACAGTAGAATTCCTATTGGATAAGGATAAGAAGTTCTACTTCATGGAAATGAATACTCGAATTCAAGTCGAACATACGATCACAGAAGAAGTTACGGGAATAGATCTTCTTAAGGAACAAATTTATGTAGCCATGGGGAATAAACTCACCCGGAAACAAAAAAACATTGTTTTCACGGGTCATGTAATTCAATGTCGAATTAACGCTGAGGATCCTAGCAATAACTTTTCTCCTTCTCCGGGTCGGCTAGATTACTATCTTCCACCTGCAGGTCCTTCTATACGTGTTGATGGAGCTTGTTATAGCGGCTATGCTATTCCTCCCTACTACGATTCCATGATTGCCAAGGTAATTTCTAAAGGAAAGAACCGAAAAGAGGCCGTAGCCATTATGAAACGCGCCCTAAAAGAGTTTCATATTGGAGGGGTACATTCTACGATTCCTTTCCATCAATTTATGTTAGATAACCCTAAATTCATTAATTCGGACTACGATATCAACTATGTTGATCATCTTCTGTCCCAGGGCAATTCTCTATTTTAA
- the accB gene encoding acetyl-CoA carboxylase biotin carboxyl carrier protein, protein MDLKQIEKLMIAMGRNSMKRFVIKREGLELELEKDTGEKPNQEPVFYDSRLFAGFAQERPIPTDPNKTMAKDVSLEQSETESQQASGDFISSPLVGTFYSSPSPDSPPFVKPGDVVSEDTIVCIVEAMKVMNEVKAGMSGRVVDVLITNGDAVQFGSKLFRIVKAE, encoded by the coding sequence ATGGATTTAAAGCAAATAGAAAAGCTCATGATTGCTATGGGACGTAATAGCATGAAGCGTTTTGTGATAAAACGAGAAGGTCTAGAGCTTGAATTAGAAAAAGACACAGGAGAAAAACCCAATCAAGAACCTGTATTTTACGATAGTAGGTTGTTTGCAGGTTTTGCTCAGGAACGCCCCATTCCCACTGATCCCAATAAAACAATGGCTAAGGATGTTTCTTTGGAACAATCTGAAACAGAATCCCAACAGGCTTCCGGAGATTTTATTAGCTCTCCATTAGTAGGAACTTTTTATAGTTCTCCGTCTCCCGATTCTCCTCCTTTCGTAAAACCCGGAGACGTGGTTTCTGAAGATACTATCGTTTGTATCGTAGAAGCAATGAAAGTCATGAATGAAGTTAAAGCCGGAATGTCTGGTCGTGTTGTTGACGTATTAATCACCAACGGCGATGCTGTACAATTTGGATCCAAGTTATTTCGTATAGTTAAAGCTGAATAA
- a CDS encoding elongation factor P codes for MVLSSQLSVGMFISTKDGLYKVVAVSKVTGNKGETFIKASLKAADSDVIVERNFKIGQEIKEAQFESRNLEYLYVEGENFLFLDLGNYEKIYISKEIMKDNFLFLKAGVTVSAMVYDDVVFSIELPHFLELMVSKTDFPGDSLLLSGGTKKALLETGVEITVPPFVEIGDIIKIDTRTCEYIQRV; via the coding sequence ATGGTATTAAGTAGCCAACTCTCTGTGGGAATGTTTATTTCCACAAAAGACGGTTTGTATAAAGTCGTAGCGGTTTCTAAAGTCACGGGAAATAAAGGTGAGACCTTTATCAAGGCTTCATTAAAAGCTGCTGATTCTGACGTCATTGTTGAAAGAAATTTTAAAATTGGCCAAGAGATAAAGGAAGCACAGTTTGAATCAAGGAATCTTGAATATCTATATGTTGAGGGCGAGAACTTTCTTTTCTTAGATTTGGGAAATTACGAAAAAATTTATATCTCAAAAGAAATCATGAAGGATAATTTTTTATTCTTAAAAGCGGGGGTGACCGTCTCTGCCATGGTTTACGACGATGTAGTGTTTTCTATAGAGCTACCACACTTTTTAGAATTGATGGTTTCTAAAACAGATTTCCCTGGAGACTCGCTTTTACTTTCTGGTGGCACAAAAAAAGCTTTATTAGAAACTGGCGTCGAAATTACAGTACCTCCTTTCGTAGAAATCGGAGATATTATAAAAATTGATACACGTACGTGTGAATATATTCAACGCGTCTAA